From Balaenoptera acutorostrata chromosome 8, mBalAcu1.1, whole genome shotgun sequence, the proteins below share one genomic window:
- the LOC103014593 gene encoding C-X-C chemokine receptor type 2 encodes MASDSDQTMTIILNDLFNYTDLWQLFEDEFANFTGTPPTEEHYYSPCKMDTETLNKYAVVIIYALVFLLSLLGNSLVMLVILYSRVGRSVTDVYLLNLAMADLLFALTLPIWATSKAKGWIFGTPLCKVVSLLKEVNFYSGILLLACISVDRYLAIVHATRTLTQKRHWVKFICLGIWVLSLILALPIFVFREAYQPPYSSPACYEDMGANTTKWRMVMRVLPQTFGFLLPLLVMLICYGLTLRTLFAAHMGQKHRAMRVIFAVVLVFLLCWLPYNLVLVADTLMRVRVIAETCERRNDIGRALDATEILGFLHSCLNPLIYVFIGQKFRHGLLRIMAIHGLVSKEFLVKDGRPSFVGSSSGNTSTTL; translated from the exons ATGGCCAGTGACTCAG ATCAAACCATGACTATCATCCTGAATGATTTATTTAATTACACTGATTTGTGGCAGTTGTTTGAGGATGAGTTTGCAAATTTCACCGGCACGCCACCCACAGAAGAACATTATTATAGTCCCTGTAAGATGGACACTGAAACACTCAACAAGTATGCTGTGGTCATCATCTATGCCCTGGTCTTCCTGCTGAGCCTCCTGGGAAACTCCCTGGTGATGCTGGTCATCTTATACAGCCGGGTGGGCCGCTCTGTCACCGATGTCTACCTGCTGAACCTGGCCATGGCTGACCTGCTCTTCGCCCTGACCTTGCCTATCTGGGCCACCTCCAAGGCAAAGGGCTGGATCTTTGGCACACCCCTGTGCAAGGTGGTCTCACTCCTGAAGGAAGTCAACTTCTACAGTGGTATTCTACTGCTGGCCTGCATCAGCGTGGACCGCTACCTGGCCATTGTCCATGCCACACGCACGCTGACCCAGAAGCGGCACTGGGTCAAGTTCATATGTTTAGGCATCTGGGTCCTGTCCTTGATCCTGGCCCTACCCATCTTCGTCTTCCGTGAGGCTTATCAACCACCCTATTCCAGCCCAGCCTGCTACGAGGACATGGGTGCCAATACGACAAAATGGCGGATGGTGATGCGGGTCCTGCCCCAGACCTTTggcttcctcctgcccctgctgGTCATGCTGATCTGCTACGGACTCACCCTGCGCACGCTCTTTGCAGCCCACATGGGGCAGAAGCACCGGGCCATGCGGGTCATCTTTGCTGTCGTGCTCGTCTTCCTGCTCTGCTGGCTGCCCTACAACCTGGTCCTGGTTGCAGACACCCTCATGAGGGTCCGGGTGATCGCAGAGACCTGTGAGCGCCGCAATGACATTGGCCGGGCCCTGGATGCCACCGAGATCCTGGGCTTCCTCCACAGCTGCCTCAATCCTCTCATCTACGTCTTCATTGGCCAGAAGTTTCGCCACGGACTCCTCAGAATCATGGCCATCCATGGCCTGGTCAGCAAGGAGTTCTTGGTCAAGGACGGCAGGCCTTCCTTTGTTGGCTCTTCTTCAGGGAACACTTCTACTACCCTCTGA